In the genome of Coraliomargarita algicola, one region contains:
- a CDS encoding LamG-like jellyroll fold domain-containing protein, producing MKPTYIKHTIISSLLCLGISAEASLVAHYTFTDNYADISGNEHHAALSGGTGSIVSDIERGSVFNTDGASYLDLEAETAIPHFPANSSITLTAWVKQIDHPGSNYTYILQLGQNGDQPIASLGIMPDGRFVTYSETSQPGGNLDQVNSYSEEAVEATNTWTSWHHLAAVYDRSSDVVTLYVDGAVAGTNSIELLDDSYAFNWSQARIGGDQDGEPYFNGLIDDVRIYDEALSQAEIQALNPVRFLVDFGLSNETTESPDQYGYYWNNFSATSIPTLDTLTNVTNRSGSIATGVTIEITDSFFRASTNTDGSESIYVPAATGDFFYIQRSSDESAALVISGLDPSGDTVYDFKFLVTTNRLAPQSFKTDYTATGLTAASVSLEAVGNINNVASIDGVQPDANGEIQVLVEINENSSDFGALSLMEVAGRAPTALRTPDPEIPPTPELTPDPGAGPNTANPEGLTAYVWETADPYSGRTGAAELLRRAGFHVETLALDQSPYDNTQNPSEDVDLIFIGSFVSESEAYATYMAQYSDDLYNFVDRGGLLVQMAQADQTEPVPPFFPTTQNASRVDDDFAQAHVLSPEHPLMANIPVSGSPAIVEFVNGIGGSYSDNVVWESFYTFFGFEVILAGDTDARYPALMEGAYGQGRIVLAAMGNDKILKNDIDVAPESLAAFNEPFFDNLYTHCADVRDVTAPALEITPQPGNSEIGKGAWSLVLLPDTQVYSQNYPGVFSAQTSWIRQHARTHNIRYVLHLGDIVNNNSIPEWEAARESMGMLDGVVPYAIVTGNHDYGPSGNAATRDTHMNTYFKQSDYDDWTTFGGVMEANKMDNSYHLFEAGGVEWIIIALEWGPRDSTLEWARSIYDQYPSRKGILITHAFVNNNDLRYDITDTANPQNYNPHYYSTPGGVNDGQEIWDKFIKDYNFAWVFNGHVLGDGTGYRVDNNLAGEPVHQMLVNYQMRNLGGEAYMRILEFQSDGETVKLSSYSPLYDNYLTSSDQDFDINLPLGASDLDEDGILDYYDEDYDDDGDGLNNYQEFAIYGTHSDKADSDGDGIDDADEIAIGSNPLDNNRAVVDLIQNDPTRFGLYTNDMILDLNPADMLIQTDGNTVELEVQMRKSPDLINWTDEGAPLQWSMPKEAGKEFYRIDLSNN from the coding sequence ATGAAGCCTACATATATAAAACATACTATAATCAGTTCCCTGCTTTGCCTCGGTATCAGCGCCGAAGCCAGCTTGGTGGCTCACTACACTTTTACAGACAACTACGCTGATATTTCGGGCAACGAACATCACGCCGCACTCTCAGGTGGCACGGGATCGATCGTATCGGATATCGAGCGAGGCTCGGTCTTCAACACAGACGGCGCGTCTTATCTAGATCTGGAAGCCGAGACTGCCATTCCACACTTCCCCGCTAATTCCTCGATCACTTTAACGGCCTGGGTCAAACAAATCGACCATCCTGGCAGTAATTATACCTATATCCTTCAGCTCGGACAGAATGGAGATCAACCCATTGCCAGCCTCGGCATTATGCCGGATGGACGATTCGTCACTTACTCCGAAACATCGCAACCTGGCGGTAATCTGGACCAGGTCAACAGCTACAGCGAGGAAGCTGTCGAAGCCACCAACACATGGACCTCTTGGCACCACTTAGCCGCCGTCTATGATCGCAGCAGCGATGTGGTGACCCTCTATGTCGATGGAGCCGTCGCCGGAACCAACAGCATCGAACTACTCGATGACAGCTATGCATTCAATTGGTCACAAGCACGCATCGGGGGCGACCAAGATGGCGAGCCTTACTTTAATGGCTTGATCGATGATGTTCGCATCTACGACGAAGCCTTAAGCCAGGCAGAAATTCAAGCATTGAACCCAGTGCGATTCTTAGTCGATTTTGGACTGAGCAATGAAACAACAGAGAGTCCGGATCAATATGGATATTACTGGAACAACTTTTCAGCCACATCGATTCCGACACTCGACACACTGACAAACGTGACTAACCGAAGTGGCTCCATTGCCACTGGTGTCACCATCGAAATCACTGATTCATTCTTTAGAGCCAGCACCAATACAGATGGAAGCGAGTCAATCTACGTGCCCGCTGCAACAGGTGATTTCTTCTATATCCAAAGAAGTTCCGATGAGAGTGCGGCACTAGTGATCTCAGGACTGGATCCATCCGGAGACACCGTATACGATTTCAAATTCCTAGTGACCACGAACCGTCTGGCACCCCAAAGCTTCAAGACCGATTATACTGCAACCGGCCTCACAGCCGCATCTGTATCACTGGAGGCCGTCGGCAACATTAATAACGTGGCCTCCATTGACGGCGTTCAACCTGATGCCAATGGCGAGATTCAGGTGCTGGTTGAAATCAATGAAAATTCTTCGGATTTCGGAGCACTGAGCTTAATGGAAGTCGCAGGACGTGCCCCCACGGCCCTCCGCACTCCAGATCCGGAAATTCCCCCTACACCCGAATTGACACCTGATCCCGGTGCAGGCCCCAACACTGCCAACCCCGAAGGGCTAACTGCGTATGTATGGGAAACCGCCGATCCATACAGCGGTCGCACCGGCGCCGCAGAGTTACTACGCCGGGCGGGCTTCCACGTAGAGACGCTCGCCTTGGACCAATCCCCTTACGATAATACACAAAACCCATCTGAGGACGTGGACCTAATCTTCATCGGCTCTTTTGTTTCCGAGAGCGAAGCGTATGCCACTTACATGGCACAATACTCCGATGATCTGTATAACTTTGTCGACCGTGGCGGCCTACTGGTACAAATGGCACAAGCCGATCAAACAGAGCCCGTGCCTCCATTCTTCCCGACCACACAGAACGCTAGCCGTGTGGACGACGACTTCGCACAAGCACACGTATTGTCCCCAGAACATCCGCTGATGGCAAACATCCCCGTTTCAGGTAGCCCTGCAATTGTCGAGTTTGTCAACGGAATCGGTGGATCCTACAGCGACAATGTGGTATGGGAGAGCTTCTATACATTCTTCGGATTCGAAGTCATTCTAGCGGGCGATACAGATGCACGCTACCCAGCCCTAATGGAAGGAGCTTACGGCCAAGGTCGTATCGTGCTTGCCGCTATGGGTAACGATAAGATTCTCAAAAATGATATTGATGTCGCTCCCGAATCATTGGCCGCCTTCAACGAGCCCTTTTTTGACAACCTCTATACTCACTGCGCCGATGTCCGCGATGTCACAGCACCCGCGCTGGAAATCACTCCGCAACCCGGCAACAGTGAAATCGGCAAGGGGGCTTGGTCCCTGGTGCTGCTACCAGACACTCAAGTTTACTCGCAAAACTACCCGGGCGTCTTCAGTGCGCAGACCAGTTGGATTCGTCAACACGCGCGCACTCACAACATCCGCTACGTACTGCACCTCGGTGACATCGTGAATAACAATTCCATCCCGGAATGGGAAGCCGCTCGCGAATCAATGGGTATGCTCGACGGCGTCGTTCCATACGCAATTGTGACAGGAAATCATGACTACGGTCCCAGTGGAAATGCCGCCACGCGCGACACCCACATGAACACCTACTTCAAGCAGAGCGACTACGACGACTGGACGACATTCGGCGGAGTGATGGAAGCCAACAAAATGGACAACAGCTATCACTTATTCGAAGCAGGTGGTGTCGAATGGATTATCATTGCACTGGAATGGGGCCCCCGCGATAGCACACTGGAATGGGCACGCTCCATCTACGATCAGTATCCATCGCGCAAGGGCATTTTAATCACCCACGCATTTGTCAACAACAACGACCTGCGCTACGACATCACCGATACCGCGAACCCACAAAACTACAACCCTCACTACTACAGCACCCCCGGTGGTGTGAACGACGGGCAAGAAATCTGGGATAAGTTTATTAAAGATTACAACTTCGCATGGGTCTTTAACGGTCACGTATTAGGCGACGGAACAGGCTATCGAGTCGACAACAACCTTGCTGGCGAACCGGTCCACCAAATGCTCGTGAATTACCAAATGCGCAATCTCGGTGGCGAAGCTTATATGCGGATCTTGGAGTTTCAATCCGATGGCGAGACAGTAAAGCTCTCCTCTTACTCACCGCTCTACGACAACTACCTGACATCATCCGATCAAGACTTCGACATCAATCTACCACTGGGCGCCAGTGATTTGGATGAAGATGGCATTCTCGATTACTACGACGAAGACTATGATGATGATGGAGACGGTCTAAACAATTATCAAGAATTTGCCATTTACGGCACACACTCGGACAAGGCGGATAGCGATGGCGATGGCATCGACGATGCCGACGAAATCGCCATAGGCAGCAACCCTCTTGATAACAACCGCGCAGTGGTCGATCTGATACAAAACGATCCAACACGCTTCGGGCTCTATACCAATGATATGATTCTCGACCTCAACCCAGCTGACATGCTGATCCAAACGGACGGCAACACCGTCGAGCTAGAAGTTCAAATGAGAAAAAGTCCCGACCTGATAAACTGGACCGATGAAGGCGCCCCCCTGCAGTGGTCCATGCCTAAGGAAGCAGGCAAAGAGTTCTACCGCATCGATCTCTCCAACAACTAA
- a CDS encoding peptidylprolyl isomerase, translated as MLKINSSAFSKYANEPLLHFLVLALVIAWWMGLRAHDERPVIQITEATIAGLVEAYESDPRVTPGSVDTERLVAQHLRYELLYQEALQYEAYRKPYLRKALIREMQRELEPVIAEPSEADLRNYWTENATRYRTPPSVAFEHVSFPPDQLKIPADLRNRLNAGEPSEHFGQAIRLANPIPLTFLPALKLNLGESAAEQIMACEPGNWTGPIRSKIGTHFIRVIRKNSTGEQPFEQIRSTVKGHWINEQIKIKMEQRLAEIARQYQLELPAAYQDLRP; from the coding sequence ATGCTCAAAATCAACTCATCTGCATTCAGTAAGTATGCAAACGAACCCCTACTGCATTTTCTAGTGCTGGCACTAGTGATCGCGTGGTGGATGGGCTTGCGTGCTCATGATGAACGGCCTGTTATTCAAATTACTGAAGCCACCATCGCTGGACTGGTGGAGGCCTACGAAAGCGACCCACGAGTCACGCCGGGAAGCGTCGACACCGAGCGCTTGGTCGCACAACACCTGCGTTATGAGCTACTGTACCAAGAAGCACTCCAGTATGAGGCCTATCGTAAACCCTATCTGAGAAAGGCCCTCATACGCGAGATGCAGCGTGAACTAGAGCCAGTCATAGCCGAACCCAGCGAAGCAGACCTACGCAACTACTGGACAGAAAATGCCACCCGCTATCGTACACCCCCAAGTGTCGCCTTTGAACATGTATCCTTCCCGCCGGACCAACTGAAGATTCCAGCCGACCTCCGCAATCGACTCAATGCAGGTGAGCCTAGCGAGCACTTCGGCCAGGCGATTCGCCTAGCCAATCCGATTCCTCTCACCTTTTTACCTGCGCTCAAACTGAATCTGGGGGAATCAGCGGCAGAGCAAATCATGGCGTGCGAACCAGGGAATTGGACGGGACCGATACGGAGCAAAATCGGCACACATTTCATACGAGTCATCCGCAAAAACAGCACAGGAGAACAGCCCTTCGAGCAAATTCGTAGCACCGTTAAGGGCCATTGGATCAACGAACAAATTAAAATCAAGATGGAGCAACGCCTGGCTGAGATCGCCCGTCAGTACCAACTGGAACTACCAGCTGCGTATCAAGACCTGCGACCATGA
- a CDS encoding HupE/UreJ family protein, whose translation MNASSIFFSCFICLLTVCPALAHQLGVDRFQIQEIAASTYEFRYDIPPGEISNYGIPKLPAGYTYVEQPSLRDGPQRLRLTTNGSSLTDEDQIVLPWARNGVLASAIWLNGTRSRQFFKADESGICIKLSALSAGSGSSLQTMRRYIALGFEHILEGYDHLLFVAGLAMLVAGWRRLLLTVSAFTLAHSLTLGLAIIGVLQINPVLVETLIALSIAFLAKEILLMHKSQTTLASRWPWAISFGFGLIHGLGFAGALTELGMDPDSILLALLAFNLGVELGQLLFLAAWILIAAALLQLGLMRLRCLRPTLPYVLGTTAMFWFLERLQ comes from the coding sequence ATGAATGCTTCATCTATATTCTTCAGCTGCTTTATTTGCTTACTGACGGTCTGCCCGGCTCTCGCGCACCAACTGGGTGTGGACCGTTTTCAAATTCAGGAGATCGCAGCATCCACATACGAATTTCGCTACGACATTCCACCCGGCGAAATCAGTAATTACGGCATCCCCAAACTCCCCGCTGGCTATACCTACGTCGAACAGCCAAGCTTGCGCGACGGGCCGCAACGACTGCGATTGACAACAAACGGAAGCTCGCTCACCGATGAGGATCAAATCGTATTACCCTGGGCCCGCAATGGCGTACTCGCCAGTGCGATCTGGCTTAACGGCACACGCTCACGGCAGTTTTTCAAGGCCGACGAATCTGGTATCTGCATTAAACTAAGCGCACTATCCGCCGGCTCAGGATCTTCACTGCAAACCATGCGCCGCTACATTGCTTTAGGCTTTGAGCACATACTCGAAGGCTACGATCATTTACTCTTCGTAGCGGGACTGGCCATGCTGGTTGCAGGCTGGCGCCGCTTACTCTTAACCGTCAGTGCATTCACACTGGCGCATAGTTTAACCCTCGGTTTAGCAATTATAGGCGTCTTACAAATCAACCCCGTGCTCGTAGAGACCTTGATCGCCTTGAGCATCGCCTTTTTGGCCAAAGAGATCTTACTCATGCACAAAAGCCAAACGACCCTAGCCAGCCGATGGCCCTGGGCGATTTCATTTGGCTTTGGGCTCATTCATGGACTCGGCTTTGCTGGCGCATTGACAGAGCTGGGCATGGATCCGGATTCGATTTTACTCGCGCTACTCGCGTTCAACCTCGGAGTCGAGCTCGGCCAACTATTGTTCCTCGCCGCCTGGATATTGATTGCCGCTGCACTCCTACAACTGGGCTTAATGCGACTACGTTGCCTACGTCCCACACTCCCCTACGTCCTAGGCACCACTGCTATGTTTTGGTTTCTAGAACGCCTGCAGTAA
- a CDS encoding MBL fold metallo-hydrolase has translation MDIKIWFLGAARGVTGSQYVVEANKQRIMIDCGYYQERALQDRNWQPFKIPAEQLDAVLLTHAHLDHCGLIPKLAKEGLRAKIYCTSATGDIAKIVMNDSAKIQEEDAAYKKKRHKREGRKGKYPEVPLFTMQDAERVGGLMSYATFKTPVRIADGFEATFFESGHILGAASILLKVTVGSKSRTILFSGDIGRNNVPILRDPTIFTGGADYVVMESTYGDREHPEAGDIHEQLATVVNRAHAEGGNVIIPSFAVERSQELMYYLGELLEQKRIPPTMVFVDSPMAVRVTDVFRRHPELFDAETLERLNKGNHPCDFPSLKMSRTTAQSKAINSIRGTIIVIAGSGMCTGGRIKHHLKANMGRPENTILFVGYQAQGTLGRQILEGVQKVRLHGEFHPVRAHVAQIHGFSGHAGKSELMHWITALKSKPRKIFITHGEEEVAINFAQAVQREMGVPCLAPEYASRHSLD, from the coding sequence ATGGATATAAAAATTTGGTTTCTTGGGGCAGCGCGTGGTGTGACAGGTTCACAATATGTAGTGGAAGCAAACAAGCAGCGCATAATGATTGATTGCGGATACTACCAAGAGCGCGCCCTGCAAGACCGGAACTGGCAGCCATTTAAAATTCCGGCCGAGCAACTGGACGCAGTCCTGCTGACGCATGCACATCTAGATCATTGTGGCTTGATTCCGAAACTGGCTAAAGAAGGTCTGCGTGCTAAAATTTATTGCACCTCAGCGACAGGCGACATCGCAAAAATTGTAATGAACGACAGTGCTAAGATCCAAGAAGAAGACGCCGCGTATAAAAAGAAACGCCACAAGCGCGAAGGCCGTAAAGGTAAATATCCAGAAGTGCCACTATTTACGATGCAGGATGCCGAACGCGTCGGTGGCCTGATGTCCTATGCGACTTTTAAGACCCCAGTACGAATTGCAGATGGCTTTGAAGCCACGTTTTTTGAAAGCGGTCATATTCTCGGGGCCGCAAGTATACTGCTCAAAGTAACGGTCGGCTCCAAATCCCGCACGATTCTATTTTCAGGAGATATCGGCCGCAACAATGTGCCCATTCTACGCGACCCAACTATCTTTACCGGAGGTGCGGACTACGTGGTCATGGAGTCCACTTATGGCGACCGCGAACACCCCGAAGCGGGCGATATACATGAGCAACTGGCCACGGTGGTGAATCGTGCGCATGCTGAAGGTGGCAATGTCATCATCCCCAGCTTCGCGGTCGAACGCTCTCAAGAACTGATGTACTACCTCGGTGAATTGTTAGAGCAAAAACGCATCCCACCCACCATGGTCTTCGTGGATAGCCCCATGGCCGTGCGCGTGACCGACGTCTTTCGCCGGCACCCTGAACTCTTTGATGCAGAGACTTTGGAACGCCTGAACAAAGGGAACCACCCTTGCGATTTCCCCTCGCTGAAGATGAGTCGGACAACAGCACAATCCAAAGCGATCAATTCAATACGCGGTACGATCATCGTCATCGCAGGCTCCGGCATGTGCACTGGCGGACGTATCAAACACCATTTGAAAGCCAACATGGGACGCCCCGAAAACACGATCCTGTTTGTCGGCTATCAAGCACAAGGAACTTTGGGACGGCAAATCTTAGAAGGTGTACAAAAAGTGCGCTTACATGGAGAGTTTCATCCAGTACGTGCCCATGTCGCACAAATCCACGGTTTTTCGGGCCATGCGGGCAAGTCGGAGTTGATGCACTGGATCACCGCTCTGAAATCGAAGCCAAGAAAAATTTTCATCACACACGGCGAAGAAGAAGTCGCGATAAATTTCGCCCAAGCAGTCCAAAGAGAAATGGGCGTGCCCTGCCTCGCGCCTGAGTATGCTTCGCGCCACTCACTGGACTAG
- a CDS encoding ABC transporter ATP-binding protein, with protein MSEILTNETLLSVRDLKVHFPVKGGVLQRTVDVVKAVDGVSFDVPRGKTVGLVGESGSGKTTTGRAIARLVPITAGSVQYGGRDLATLSRGEFFGYRKKIQVIFQDPFGSLNPRMTIYSIIAEPLDIHFKAWSKAQKQARVADLLEKVGLSADWMQRYPHQFSGGQRQRIGIARALAVEPEFIVCDEPVSALDVSVQAQIVNLLQDLQEELGLTYLFIAHDLAVVEHISDEVLVMTEGKIVEQASADEIYNNPQHPYTIKLLEAVPQL; from the coding sequence ATGTCCGAAATTTTGACCAACGAAACTTTGCTCTCTGTTCGTGATTTGAAGGTGCATTTCCCTGTCAAGGGAGGGGTGCTCCAGCGCACGGTAGATGTGGTGAAGGCAGTCGATGGTGTCAGTTTTGATGTGCCTCGTGGTAAGACTGTTGGCTTAGTGGGTGAAAGTGGCAGTGGTAAGACCACCACCGGGCGGGCGATTGCTCGTCTGGTGCCGATCACCGCAGGCTCTGTGCAGTATGGCGGTCGTGATCTTGCTACGCTTTCTCGCGGCGAGTTTTTTGGCTATCGAAAAAAGATCCAGGTCATCTTTCAGGATCCTTTCGGTTCACTTAATCCACGCATGACGATATATAGTATTATTGCGGAGCCGTTGGACATACATTTTAAGGCGTGGTCGAAAGCGCAGAAGCAGGCCCGAGTGGCGGACCTGCTGGAAAAGGTGGGGCTCTCGGCTGATTGGATGCAGCGCTACCCGCACCAGTTTAGCGGTGGTCAACGTCAACGGATCGGCATCGCCCGTGCGCTGGCAGTCGAGCCTGAGTTTATTGTTTGTGATGAGCCGGTGAGCGCCCTTGACGTGTCCGTGCAGGCACAAATCGTGAATTTGTTGCAGGATTTGCAAGAGGAGCTCGGATTGACGTATCTTTTTATCGCGCACGACCTCGCTGTGGTGGAGCATATCAGCGATGAAGTGCTGGTCATGACGGAGGGGAAGATCGTCGAGCAAGCCAGTGCAGACGAAATCTACAATAATCCACAGCACCCCTATACCATTAAATTACTAGAGGCGGTGCCGCAGCTGTAA
- the galE gene encoding UDP-glucose 4-epimerase GalE codes for MNVLVVGGAGYIGSHCVRQLVAAGHRPVVLDNLVFGHRSAVGEGIPFYNCDLGDPEAVAPILRDEKIELVMHFAAFAFVGESVTEPRKYYENNFVATLRLLETMLDNGVKKFVFSSTCATYGEPETLPIVETLPQAPINPYGQTKLDVENCLKAFAHAYGLSFAAFRYFNAAGAAEDGTIGEDHQPETHLIPLVIDAATGRRENIKIFGTDYDTPDGTCLRDYVHVDDLSRAHIAVFEKLETPGAGHFYNLGTGRPNSVREIIDAVEAVTGLKVPVVEDERRAGDPPALYADSSKAQNELGWEIKFTEVKDIIETAWRWHQANPEGFAD; via the coding sequence ATGAACGTATTAGTTGTCGGAGGAGCGGGTTACATCGGTAGCCATTGTGTGCGTCAATTGGTGGCTGCGGGGCATCGTCCCGTAGTGCTGGATAATTTGGTCTTTGGCCACCGTTCGGCGGTGGGCGAGGGGATTCCTTTTTATAATTGTGATTTAGGCGATCCAGAAGCGGTTGCACCTATTCTGCGCGATGAGAAGATCGAGTTGGTGATGCACTTTGCGGCTTTTGCCTTTGTGGGGGAGTCTGTGACGGAGCCGCGCAAATACTACGAGAATAATTTCGTGGCGACGCTCCGCTTGTTGGAAACGATGTTGGATAATGGAGTGAAGAAGTTTGTATTTTCCTCTACTTGTGCGACTTATGGCGAGCCGGAAACGCTGCCGATTGTGGAAACTTTGCCACAAGCACCGATCAACCCTTATGGTCAAACAAAGTTGGATGTGGAAAACTGTCTGAAGGCCTTCGCGCACGCGTATGGGCTGAGTTTTGCGGCATTCCGGTATTTTAACGCTGCGGGCGCGGCTGAGGATGGCACTATTGGTGAGGACCACCAGCCGGAAACGCACTTGATTCCACTAGTCATCGATGCGGCTACGGGGCGTCGGGAGAATATTAAGATTTTTGGCACCGATTACGATACGCCCGATGGCACTTGCCTGCGGGATTATGTGCATGTGGATGATCTGTCTCGGGCGCATATTGCAGTGTTTGAGAAATTAGAAACACCCGGCGCGGGCCACTTTTATAATCTTGGAACGGGACGCCCGAATTCTGTGCGCGAGATCATTGATGCCGTTGAAGCGGTGACAGGGCTTAAAGTGCCTGTGGTGGAAGACGAGCGTCGGGCTGGGGATCCTCCTGCGCTGTATGCAGACTCCAGTAAGGCGCAAAATGAGCTCGGCTGGGAAATTAAATTTACCGAGGTCAAAGATATTATCGAAACCGCTTGGCGTTGGCACCAAGCCAACCCAGAAGGCTTTGCGGACTAG
- a CDS encoding beta-ketoacyl-[acyl-carrier-protein] synthase family protein has translation MQHSRIVITGVGLTSPNGNTLEEYRKNLLDGVARIQMVDMRYMGEVPAGICDYDPKKYQTRKELRVGTRAGSVAIYCAREAIADSGLDFENYDKSRIGVYVGTTEHGNVETEHEVYNISKFDYDTKFWTHHHNPRTVANNPAGEITINMGITGPHYTIGAACAAGNAGLIQALQMLRLGEVDFALAGGVSESTQSFGIFAGFKSQGALGTHPSDVNKTSRPFDKSRNGIVVSEGGCIYTLERLEDAQARGAKILGEIVGYRINSDASDYVLPNPERQAECMRQALAVASMEPGEVDIVNTHATSTPMGDIQEMKAIAEVFNDCPSTYINNTKGYIGHCMGAAGALELAGNLPSFQDNIIHPTINVEELDPECDLPNLVINEPRKVDAVKVILNNSFGMLGINSALIIKKFED, from the coding sequence ATGCAGCATTCACGCATCGTCATCACAGGCGTCGGCCTGACCTCGCCCAACGGCAACACTCTCGAAGAGTATCGTAAGAACCTCCTCGATGGTGTCGCACGTATTCAAATGGTTGATATGCGCTATATGGGTGAAGTGCCCGCTGGCATCTGCGACTACGATCCCAAGAAGTATCAAACCCGCAAAGAACTTCGTGTGGGCACACGCGCTGGCAGTGTCGCCATCTACTGCGCACGCGAAGCGATTGCCGACAGCGGCCTGGACTTCGAAAACTACGACAAGAGCCGCATCGGCGTTTACGTAGGCACCACCGAGCATGGCAATGTGGAAACCGAGCACGAGGTCTACAACATCTCGAAGTTCGACTACGACACCAAATTCTGGACCCACCACCACAATCCGCGCACAGTGGCCAACAATCCGGCCGGCGAAATCACTATCAACATGGGCATCACGGGCCCGCACTACACCATCGGTGCCGCCTGTGCCGCTGGAAATGCGGGCCTCATCCAAGCCCTGCAAATGCTGCGCCTGGGAGAAGTGGACTTTGCACTGGCCGGTGGCGTGAGTGAAAGCACGCAATCTTTTGGCATTTTTGCCGGCTTCAAGAGCCAAGGCGCCCTCGGCACTCATCCAAGCGACGTCAATAAGACCAGCCGCCCCTTCGACAAGAGCCGCAACGGGATCGTCGTCTCCGAAGGTGGCTGCATTTACACCTTAGAGCGCCTCGAAGACGCACAAGCACGCGGCGCCAAGATTCTCGGCGAGATCGTGGGCTACCGCATCAATTCTGACGCCTCCGACTATGTGCTCCCCAACCCCGAGCGCCAGGCCGAGTGCATGCGTCAAGCACTCGCAGTCGCGAGCATGGAGCCTGGCGAGGTCGACATCGTCAACACCCACGCCACCTCCACTCCAATGGGCGACATTCAGGAGATGAAGGCCATCGCCGAGGTATTTAACGACTGCCCCAGCACCTATATCAATAACACCAAGGGCTATATCGGCCACTGCATGGGCGCCGCCGGCGCACTGGAACTCGCAGGTAACCTCCCCTCCTTTCAGGATAATATCATCCACCCCACCATTAATGTGGAAGAGCTCGACCCCGAGTGTGATCTGCCAAATCTCGTCATTAACGAGCCGCGCAAGGTTGACGCCGTCAAAGTTATCCTCAACAACTCATTTGGAATGCTCGGAATCAACTCCGCACTCATTATCAAAAAATTTGAAGACTAA
- a CDS encoding acyl carrier protein — translation MTEDQVKQIVIDIIDEIAPDEDTTGLKPEVNLRDQMDLDSMDFLDIVMELRKQHGIEVPEEDYPKLASLDSCAEYLTPKFNAK, via the coding sequence ATGACCGAAGACCAAGTAAAACAAATCGTAATCGACATTATCGACGAAATCGCACCTGACGAAGACACCACCGGCCTCAAGCCAGAAGTGAATCTTCGCGACCAAATGGACCTCGATTCCATGGACTTCCTCGACATCGTCATGGAGCTCCGCAAGCAACACGGCATCGAAGTGCCGGAAGAGGATTACCCCAAGCTGGCGTCGCTCGACAGCTGCGCGGAATACCTGACGCCTAAGTTCAACGCGAAATAA
- a CDS encoding type II toxin-antitoxin system Phd/YefM family antitoxin: MSSTEARANFGAFLDKGSREPVIVKRQNREVGAFVPMEDLKAIHRLRLRELREATAELSEEGRKNGMTEEILKDILEEVNPS; this comes from the coding sequence ATGTCCTCCACTGAAGCCCGGGCAAATTTCGGCGCCTTTCTCGACAAAGGCAGTCGCGAACCTGTCATCGTCAAACGCCAGAACCGCGAAGTTGGCGCCTTTGTGCCAATGGAAGACTTGAAAGCGATCCATCGCTTGAGGCTACGTGAGCTGCGCGAAGCGACCGCAGAGCTGTCCGAAGAAGGCCGTAAAAATGGCATGACGGAAGAAATTCTGAAAGATATACTTGAAGAGGTAAACCCCTCCTAG
- a CDS encoding putative toxin-antitoxin system toxin component, PIN family: MLIFDTNIWVSYSMIPNSRVAILVDELIEIESYAMSEMSFSELNDVMMRPKFNKYFSYEKRKSVLNKIAAKAEWFTPTETIHDCRDPKDNKFLELAAASRADFLITGDDDLLVLHPFRQTHILTLSAFAEQHLSK; the protein is encoded by the coding sequence GTGCTCATATTCGACACAAACATCTGGGTCAGCTACTCGATGATTCCCAATAGTCGAGTAGCAATACTTGTCGATGAATTGATCGAAATCGAATCCTACGCGATGTCAGAGATGAGCTTTTCAGAGCTTAACGACGTCATGATGCGGCCCAAATTCAACAAGTATTTTTCATACGAAAAACGCAAATCTGTATTAAATAAAATCGCAGCAAAAGCCGAATGGTTCACCCCGACCGAGACCATCCACGACTGCCGCGATCCGAAGGACAATAAATTCCTCGAACTCGCCGCGGCATCCAGGGCAGACTTCCTCATCACGGGCGACGACGATCTGCTCGTGCTCCATCCCTTTCGACAGACCCACATTTTGACTCTTTCCGCATTCGCCGAACAACACCTCTCTAAATAA